A portion of the Daphnia magna isolate NIES linkage group LG4, ASM2063170v1.1, whole genome shotgun sequence genome contains these proteins:
- the LOC116920338 gene encoding ER membrane protein complex subunit 7 homolog: MKSSVDVTFLFKLIVCLSLSICVRSNEGETSKEWFKIEGKVQAPDAWAKLNPDWKLHTDILIDGGEYRAFLRDDASFSVSVPSGSYVVEVFNPSIYYEPVRVDINSKGKFRARRINHIQPSAVSQITYPLKFKPGMPYRYFQQREQWRVTDLLFSPMVLMMFLPLILIFILPKMMNDPETRKEMENIQMPKYEMPEMSEMLTSLFGGGDAAKKTTKSGGSKQGVVKRK; this comes from the exons ATGAAGTCTTCAGTTGATGTCACGTTTCTCTTTAAATTAATTGTTTGCTTATCTTTATCGATATGTGTAAGAAGTAATGAGGGTGAAACTAGTAAAGAATGGTTTAAAATTGAGGGCAAAGTTCAAGCTCCAGATGCCTGGGCTAAGTTGAATCCAGACTGGAAATTGCATACAGATATCTTAATAGATGGAGGCGAATATAGAGCGTTTCTTAG GGATGATGCCTCATTTTCAGTTAGCGTCCCAAGTGGTTCATATGTTGTGGAAGTGTTCAACCCTTCCATTTACTATGAGCCTGTGAGAGTGGACATTAATTCTAAAGGGAAATTTCGTGCTAGAAGAATTAACCACATTCAGCCCAGTGCTGTTAGTCAGATTACTTATCCCTTGAAGTTTAAACCTGGAATGCCTTATCGTTACTTCCAGCAAAGAGAGCAATGGAGAGTCACCGATCTCCTCTTCTCCCCAATG GTCCTGATGATGTTCCTTCCATTGATTCTCATATTCATATTGCCTAAAATGATGAATGATCCTGAAACAAGAAAG GAAATGGAAAACATCCAAATGCCTAAATATGAGATGCCGGAGATGAGCGAGATGCTGACTTCGCTATTTGGAGGTGGTGATGCCGCCAAGAAGACAACGAAAAGCGGTGGCAGCAAGCAGGGTGTGGTCAAACGCAAATAA